The stretch of DNA ttgaagtagaaattacgtttttttggcgaaaagtgaagctaacggtggttaacttgctagccacagtcactgacgctactaacgtcactaacgtcacgaaaactcgcgtcTCTATATAgaagaacattagtttagcagctcgttaacttctgggtgattgctaggctaactgctttactgataataattcatttcagcctaaactgtacaacggaacgttaaatcgaattcaaccaatgcaattgctaccaagacgaacattagTCTGGTACTGTACCGTAgtagtacaatttaccggggcagcttcttcacacagcagggctatatcgcattttgcgttgttactgacaatgatcgctaccactgagatttatatgaatgagggatttaaGGGAAATTGTTAAAGTCAAATGGCCATTttacacaaacaaaaataatgtgGTTGTGAAATTGACACGTGGTCATGCTCCACCTCCTGTATATGAACTGCACACATCAGACAGTAAACCCATACCGCATGACGCCCTCTGCAGGTGTGGGGGACTTTAGCGTGGCGGACGTCAGCTTCCTGCCCGACCCCTGTCCACTCCCAGAGGCGCAGAAGAAGAGGGCCTTGAATGAGAAGGAGCGCCTGCTGTACGCCCCAATGGCGGGTGTGGGCGGAGTTGTATACGACAAGGACGCCGTCTACATCGACTTGCCAGGCGGACACATCCACCAGGAGCAGGTTCAACTGAATAATAATAACGTTAATAATGCCCACACTCAGCAGGCTTTATATTATAATAATTTGTATAATGACTTAATTCAGGAGGAGGGTCGGCCAACCACAGAGCTCGTTCAATCCCTCATCGGCACACACTCCACTCTGGAcgccaagatggccgccagcaAGGTGTCTCTGTTCTCGGGGACGGCGGCACTGGCTGGAGGCGACGTGGATGAGGAGCGTGGGTGAGCACCTCAGGAAGCTGGGCTTCCAGGATATAGCTTAGCTTGTTTATCATCCCTGGGAGGAGAGAACATgcagctgtgtgtctggacaTGACATCCTGACCTCCTGATTGTGTTTCCCAGGAAGAGTGCTTCCCCTGGACCAGTGGAGAGTCTGGTCTGGGACCCTGAGgccaagagggagaggaggaaggctgtcttcatggaggaggaggaggaggcggaggatgatgatgatgatgatgatgatgaaggcagTGATGATGAAGGCAGtgatgatggagagagtgaaggggaggaggaagaagaagagaacgTTGAAGTAAAGGAGATGTTattagagagagaagagaagactgACAGGAAACAGAGGACGGAAGAAGTTCCACCTGTGAAAAGACGGaaagctgaggaggaggaggtcgcTGAAATGCCGGCTTTTGCGGACAGCGAAGATGAGCTGGAGATGAGCGAGGAGGACAGAGAAGTCAtcaagggggaggggctgatcagtgagggggaggggctgatcagtgagggggaggggctgatcagtgagggagaggggctgatcagtgagggggaggggctgaccagtgagggggaggggctgaccagtgagggggaggggcttaccagtgagggggaggggctgaccAGTGAAGACGAGtctggagaggagaaaaaaCAGGTGAAAAAGAGGGACGCTGGCCCTGGAGACTCTGGTCACTGCTCTGAAGCAGAGAATGGTGATTCGGAGAATGAATCCATGGAGCAGGAAGTCAGTATTACCAAGGTTTTaggaaaagagggaaagaagtCAAAAGTGCGGCAAGGAGAGATCAAGGATGGAGATCTGTGCTATGAAACTGCAGGTAATCGGTTTGTCCAAGTTGTCCTTCTGTTATGCTGTGTGTTTATTGTGAAGAGCCTTAACACTGTTGATGTGTTTACGTTATTTATCCGACTCTGATCTAAAAccgactctaaccctgtgtgctCTGCCTGTCAGGGGCTCTCCGCTGGAAAGAGGGTTTGACTCAGAAAGCTTCAGAGGCGTTTCTACGGCAACAGAGGGCTGCTCCTAACTTGCGCAAGCTGGTCTACGGCACAGGTAAAGAACCCTACAGAACCAGGGCTCAACATTAAAATGTTTTGCCACTGGTCCCACAGGGCCAGTGGGTTTGAAATTTActggccccccctccaaaagttgtaattatcattgttacaacaaaaccaaagacttaAGTTATGttattcagaatcagaaggattttattcgccatgaatgtttgcacaaacaaggaatttactttggcagggaggtgcatacattaaacatataggaataatgaaacttaaatatgtggactaactatacaaaagtaGCAAAGTCtggctaatactaaggggggtctagctaatacttaggggaataaaaaataaaatataagtagccctaatttacaatctaacctaaaaatacagatagtgcaaacgatacaatagtgcaaattgaaatgtgcagattgtgatttaaagtcagtgtgagtccttggccttgttaaagaggccaaactcgcgtggcgagtaaaaaggtttacagttgataaaaaatgtttccagatcaggagaacaatgctgcagaatcactgtcacatcttcacaccagccactgttaataaaaaaactaaTACCACCGCCTTTTGTTTTGCAAGAAAGCAGGaagtcacgatccgctctcagcagtttgaaacctgctagctgtagtgcagagtctgggatcatttcactcagccatgtttccgtaaagcacaaaacggaagatgaacgaaagtctctgtttttacATACTAGTAGCTGAAGTccgtccagtttgttgctcagcgaacgaacgttggagagaaatatctgGCTGAAACCAAAACCTCTGGGCCTCAACGCTAATATAGAGAAGCTTCCATAGCATTTAATCAGTATGATACCAAGTGCCCAAGTCGACACCACCCTTCTGCTGCCCTGGGGAACGAGGCGAACGGCTGGCCTGTCTTAATTGTATGATATGCCGTTGTTATAAGTCGTGCATAATTCCTGaccagcatggtcaacggcCTGGAAGATGTATTGTCAACCATCCGCTTAGCTGTCACGCACaccaggtgctgtctgctagcatggctggtcagggattgttttcgaAAAATGGTCGGTGCCTTGGTAAAAATATCTACCTTTGTCCGCTTTAGACGGGAACATACGACagacgacacagtgcatcttaGTTCCATAAAAAGAGTTACTTCCGTTTGAGATTGTAGCTCTACTTTTCTGCCATCTTCACTTTATTATCTCGCGCCAGTCTCGCACCAGTTGTTAAAAATGTATCGACATTATagaattacaatttgacaaccactCATCAGTCACTactcaactcttgatttgcCAACTGTGTGCCCTACGAGCTGCAaacttatttattcatttagcagatagcaaaacatATGAAGGATGTTAACTTTTATAATGCACTTTCttttttcaatcaataatttgcagtggcccgatcgggccagtgAGTTGCTAGTTTAACTATCCCAACGTTACTTTTGACTGGCCCCGGGCCTTCCGGCCATCGTTATTGTCGAGCCCTGAGAACTATTATATAGACTGGTGGACAGCACAGGGAACAGTTCTGGAATGTTATTGCCTCCTCTTTGTTTAGATACAGTGTAGAAATCCAGCCTAACTGTAGATTTTAGCTGACATCTACAACACGTTTTAGCCAACATCAAACGCACTGCAAGCAGCAAAGCTGCAAACAATAGACATTTTTAGACTCAGTAATCACGATCCTCCTGCTTTGTTCAGTGGTGGAGGATGGTgctgaggaggacgaggaggagctggggggtATGTTCAAGGTCAGCCGTCCAGACACGGTGAAGAGGCACCGCGCTGACCTGTCTGACTGCTCCCGCTTCCCCCCCGACGCTGGCCGCGACTGGGACCTGGACGAGGTACTCAACCCTGGCACCCAGCAGATGCAGCACGTGTGTTACAGTATCAGCAGATGTGTAACAGCAGGGctggcccaaggcataagcgaattAAGTGGCTGCTTAAggcccctgtggctaccagagggcccccaagagcaaatAAAATTACAGTTGaatgtattatgtaaaaatctatatattctttttgtttttttttggcaaCGATAAGCGAcgccgaggggcccccaaatcaatgtTGCTTAAAGCCCCATGCTTTGTGTGGTGGTAACAGTAGATGTGTGGTTGTAACAGTAGCAGTGGATGTGTGGTGGTAACAGTAACAGTGGATGTGTGGTGGTAACAGTAACAGTGGATGTGTGGTTGTAACAGTAGCAGTGGATGTGTGGTGGTAACAGTAACAGTGGATGTGTGGTGGTAACAGTAGCAGTGGATGTGTGGTGGTAACAGTAGCAGTGGATGTGTGGTGGTAACAGTAGCAGTGGATGTGTGGTGGTAACAGTAGATGTGTGGTGGTAACAGTAGCAGTGGATGTGTGGTGGTAACAGTAACAGTGGATGTGTGGTGGTAACAGTAGCAGTGGATGTGTGGTTGTAACAGTAGCAGTGGATGTGTGGTGGTAACAGTAGCAGTGGATGTGTGGTGGTAACAGTAGCAGTGGATGTGTGGTGGTAACAGTAGCAGTGGATGTGTGGTGGTAACAGTAGCAGTGGATGTGTGGTGGTAACAGTAGCAGTGGATGTGTGGTGGTAACAGTCGACGTGTGGTGATAACAGTAGATGTGTGGTGGTAAAAGTAGCAGTCGATGTGTGGTGATAACAGTGGATGTGTGGTGGTAACAGTAACAATGGATGTGTGGTGGTAACAGTAACAGTGGATGTGTGGTGGTAACAGTTACAGTGGATGTGTGGTGGTAACAGTAACAGTGGATGTGTGGTGGTAAAAGTTACAGTAGATGTGTGGTGGTAACAGTAACAGTGGATGTGTGGTGGTAACAGTTACAGTAGATGTGTGGTGGTAACAGTAGATGTGTGGGAATGTGCGTCCGGTTGCAGATGCTGGACTCCATCAGGGACTGCTTTGTGACAGGGAAATGGGAGGAAGGACAAGATGCTGCCATGCTACTCAAGGAGGATGGTGAGGACAACAGgggcttaacacacacacacaccctgaccccccccccccccccccccccccccccatgttgcTTAGTAGAGAACCGTTGTGCCTCCTCACATCCTGCCTGCTGCCCTGTTCTATAGAGGAGCTGTACGGGGACTTTGAGGACCTGGAGACGGGGACCTTGCACCAGGGGAGAAACCAGGGGGACCAGGTACCCTGCAGGACACTCCACACACTAGAGACACCACTGGATGAATCCGGTGGCTTGATCTTTGTCTCAATAACACTTCATACTTCATCTTACCACCACGATATGGCTTGCATTTCTTCTatcttctgtttgtgtttgaccAGGAGGACAGcgatgaggagcaggaggaacagCTGGTGAAGGAGGATGAGGTCCAGAAAAACAAGCGCCTGGAGAAGAAGAGGCGGCTGAAGGAACGCTTCAACTCAGAGTACGACAACGAGGATGCCACCTACTTCGACGACCTGAAGGAGGAGATGCAAAAACAGGCggaggtgagggggcggaggtgagggggcggaggtgagggggcggaggtgagggggcggaggtgagggggcggaggtgagggggcggaggtgagggggcggagggagCAGAGTTTGGAGTTGTGGTGGTCAGGGGTGCACACATATATTTGATGTGCAGTTCCTAACAGACGATCCGGTCTCGATGTGTCCCTGAGTGTCAGTGTTGTAGCCTTGTTTCAAAGTGCACCATGTGACCCCCCAGCTGAACAGGACAGAGTTTGATGACGTGGATGACGAGACTCGTGTCCAGTACGAGGGCTTCCGTCCCGGCATGTACGTGCGTCTGGAGGTGCCCTCTCTGCCCTGCGAGTTTGTCACCCACTTTGATCCCCACTATCCCATCATCCTCGGCGCCCTGGGACCCAGCGAGGGCAACGTGGGATACCTGCAGGTGAGTGGGTCATACAAGGGTGAACCAATCAGGTCCGGGATCATACGAGTGTGAAGTTGTTTTATTATTTGATCTTGTTGTACCTTAGTTCTAATCTTGTTTGCTTTTATTATGTTTTTACAGtaaatcttttttcttttttttaaggtgcAATACAAATAAGTGCTTTATTATAATGATAATGATTATTATAGTTTTAAACTTGATCTTTACCAAGACTTAAAGCCTCcagtctgacctctgaccccttggCTGTTCCGTAGACGAGGCTAAAGAAGCACCGCTGGCACGGCCGCATCCTGAAGACGCGCGACCCGCTCATCCTGTCGCTGGGCTGGCGCCGCTTCCAGACCGTGCCGCTCTACCACATCGAGGACCACAACGGCCGTCACCGCCTGCTCAAGTACACGCCCCAGCACATGCACTGTGGCGCCACCATCTGGGGTGAGCGAGGCACTGCAAGCTTCACTCTGGCTACTAGCACCACTTTATTACTACCATCACGCTAAGCTAGGAGCATCACATTACCACTAGCATCACACTAAGCGAGGAGCATCATTCTAAGCCACAAGCACCACTATAACTATGTTAAGCTTCAACAACAATAGTAATGTTTTCTTTTAGCAATTGCTTTTATCTAAAACAGCATACATAAGTAAATGGCAGTATTTGAACCTGcgatctcttgatctgcagtcaggcGTTCTTTCCACTGAGCTACAAGAGTTAACCCAGGTCTGTGTGTTGCACTGTCTGCCTCCAGGCCCCATAACTCCTCAGGGTACGGGTTTCCTGGCGGTGCAGTCTGTAGCAGGAACCAAGGTAACAGACTCAGGATTAAGGCAGTCACCATATTGGCACAGGATGTTTTAGTGGTGTACAGTTTTCTACTAGGGATTTGATGTTATTCTGTGATCAGTACACAGGATGTTATTCTGTGATCAGGATGTTATTCTGTGATCAGTACACAGGATGTTATTCTGTGATCAGTACACAGGATGTTATTCTGTGATCAGTACACAGGATGTTTTCTATATCTATGTAGGGTTATGGTGTGTAGGATGTCCATTCATTGAAGATGCATCGGAACAAGCTACCCTGTGGCGCAGCTGttgtcgtaaataattattccagttcccgtgtatagtgaaaataaatcagtgtcgaagtgaggaaaatcctaagtccgtacaagtcaaaaataaactaagtccaaaggttgaaaattattccaagtgtagacaagtgaaaaataaactaagtccaaacgatgaaaattattctaagtgttgacccgtcaaaaatcaggctaagtcccaacgttgaaaattattctaagtccaaactagtcaaaaatcaggctaagtcccaacagatgcactgaaactcagagtattgatgcaaaggtttattccaacacagggtaaaaaaaaggtatccaagtgagtaagctcccgagagcagactggcaagttccctccaaacgtcctcttatatactgtattttctgcctattatttgtgtcattttttgctattggtacaacactgttggtcacagatacattatgcatcctcacattattggtacctttctgttgatgaccatttctacgcttcgtcacccaattggcccctatactagggtttctgattaaagaagttgtgtcacgttggcatctctgtccttacataaatctgaccatgtccaggctcgtgttgggtgcacacatatcttagactttcttctagttggtatgggatgcttgtgctttataaacatagaaaaccccttgacccagacctaggcctgacctgggtgacagtttcggacatggtttggaggagttttcctgcagcttagccctatgtgtacgttctaatttacggctaggcctctgcattccttagagtggtactcCCCTAACTTCttttgctaaaaccaacgtttcacacctctattgtttttactcagtcagagcttagcatcacatttcccataatacaacttagagtataatataaggaataattgagacattcacttttcaattagatagttccataaatgtaacccatctcatcatcattttcagcagggtgacgtaattttcttcatcactGTATGTGTGAACATCCTGGTAGGATTGATGAGGATGTGCATATTGAACCTGTTTCCCTTCAGTCCAGTTTCCGCATCGCTGCCACAGGAGTGGTCCTTGACCTGGACAAATCTGTGACCATTGTCAAGAAGCTCAAGCTGATTGGTTACCCGTACAAGATCTTCAAAAACACTTCCTTCATCAAGGTAGGGTGTACCATCTTAGCTAGTAGCAGTTTGGTGGGGTGAGCTAGCAGCAACAGCTGTTCCTTTCCAATCAGATTCATTTACTGTGACAATCAGGCCTGGGGTCAAaggacgcgcacacacacacacacactgtgtgcttgttttgacGAGTGACCCGGCTGTGTTCCAGGGGATGTTCAACACGGTGCTGGAGGTGGCCAAGTTTGAGGGGGCCTCCATCAGGACCGTCagtggggtcagaggtcagatcaAAAAGGCCCTGTCCACGCCCGCTGGGGCCTACAGGGCCACGTTTGAGGACAGACTCCTAATGAGCGGTGAGgagttagtgtatgtgtgtttgctgtgtggaCTTGCTTGTGTGGGTGGCAGGACTCTGTGCATGAGCAAGGCCTTGCTCATAGAGCTGCTGCCCACCCACAACCACCCATCTCCTTATGATGCATCTTCATGTACACAAGGTCACCATGGATAAAGGGCTGAGCTGTAGGGGTAAATGTGGATGATGtgtccctggcctctctctttaTTCCGTCACATGCgtggtgtgtgcctgtctgtatgtAGACATCGTATTCCTGCGCTCCTGGTTCCCGGTGTCCGTCCCCCAGCTCTACAACCCTGTGACGTCGCTGCTGCTGCCGGCTGGCCAGAAGGACAGCTGGACTGGCATGCGCACGATGGGGCAGCTCAAACATGACCTGGGTCTCCGGAACAAGCCCAGCACTGACTCTCTGTACAAGGTGAGGCCAGCACTGACTCTCTGTACAAGGTGAGGCCAGCACTGACTCTCTGTACAAGGTGAGCCCAGCACTGACTCTCTGTACAAGGTGAGGCCAGCACTGACTCTCTGTACAAGGTGAGCCCAGCACTGACTCTCTGTACAAGGTGAGCCCAGCACTGACTCTCTGTACAAGGTGAGCCCAGCACTGACTCTCTGTACAAGGTGAGGCCAGCACTGACTCTCTGTACAAGGTGAGGCCAGCACTGACTCTCTGTACAAGGTGAGGCCAGCACTGACTCTCTGTACAAGGTGAGGCCAGCACTGACTCTCTGTACAAGGTGAGGCCAGCACTGACTCTCTGTACAAGGTGAGGCCAGCACTGACTCTCTGTACAAGGTGAGGCCAGCACTGACTCTCTGTACAAGGTGAGGTCAAGACTGACTTTTATTTGTTTGATtctgagctctctctccccctggcaGCCAGTAGTGCGAGTGCAGCGGCGGTTCAACCCTCTGCACATCCCCAAGCAGCTGCAGAAGGCACTGCCCTTCAAGAGCAAGCCCAAGCAGGACCAGGCCAAGGCCGCCACGCCCCGACACCTGCAGAGGACTGCCGTCATACGGGAGCCCCACGAGAGGAAGGTAGGACAGTCACAAAACAccagatcacacatacacaccat from Hypomesus transpacificus isolate Combined female chromosome 23, fHypTra1, whole genome shotgun sequence encodes:
- the bms1 gene encoding ribosome biogenesis protein BMS1 homolog, giving the protein MEDAQKEQKKHQQKHSGPKAERKKSKRQGGATEEKDERRRNPKAFAVQSAVRMAKTFHRAQDLKAKKHHIPVVDRSSLEPPPVVVVVVGPPKVGKSTLIRCLIKNFTRQKMGDICGPVTIVSGKKRRLTFIECSNDISTMIDLAKVADLVLMLIDASFGFEMETFEFLNICQVHGFPRIMGVLTHLDSFRNNKALRKTKKRLKHRFWTEVYQGAKLFYLSGMVYGEYQTQEVKNLGRFISVMKFRPLVWQTSHPYVVADRMEDLTDPEQVRVDPKCDRTVSLYGYLRGTYLKNKGQVHIPGVGDFSVADVSFLPDPCPLPEAQKKRALNEKERLLYAPMAGVGGVVYDKDAVYIDLPGGHIHQEQEEGRPTTELVQSLIGTHSTLDAKMAASKVSLFSGTAALAGGDVDEERGKSASPGPVESLVWDPEAKRERRKAVFMEEEEEAEDDDDDDDDEGSDDEGSDDGESEGEEEEEENVEVKEMLLEREEKTDRKQRTEEVPPVKRRKAEEEEVAEMPAFADSEDELEMSEEDREVIKGEGLISELTSEGEGLTSEDESGEEKKQVKKRDAGPGDSGHCSEAENGDSENESMEQEVSITKVLGKEGKKSKVRQGEIKDGDLCYETAGALRWKEGLTQKASEAFLRQQRAAPNLRKLVYGTVVEDGAEEDEEELGGMFKVSRPDTVKRHRADLSDCSRFPPDAGRDWDLDEMLDSIRDCFVTGKWEEGQDAAMLLKEDEELYGDFEDLETGTLHQGRNQGDQEDSDEEQEEQLVKEDEVQKNKRLEKKRRLKERFNSEYDNEDATYFDDLKEEMQKQAELNRTEFDDVDDETRVQYEGFRPGMYVRLEVPSLPCEFVTHFDPHYPIILGALGPSEGNVGYLQTRLKKHRWHGRILKTRDPLILSLGWRRFQTVPLYHIEDHNGRHRLLKYTPQHMHCGATIWGPITPQGTGFLAVQSVAGTKSSFRIAATGVVLDLDKSVTIVKKLKLIGYPYKIFKNTSFIKGMFNTVLEVAKFEGASIRTVSGVRGQIKKALSTPAGAYRATFEDRLLMSDIVFLRSWFPVSVPQLYNPVTSLLLPAGQKDSWTGMRTMGQLKHDLGLRNKPSTDSLYKPVVRVQRRFNPLHIPKQLQKALPFKSKPKQDQAKAATPRHLQRTAVIREPHERKVAALLSALSTVSNYKSKKAHAAQHAKHKDFLRQKEKQEEDKMKRQKEARKKLHRMMGQKEKKKLKSSLKGTGQDD